AGCAAACCAACTTCACCCTCTAAGCCGCATTCTGGGTGACCTGGGCCTGTACTTCCCACGTCACCCCAAACTGATCCACCACGATCCCATACCGCTCCGCCCAGAAGGTCTCCGCAAGCGCCATCTTGACCGTCCCACCTTGCCCCAGCGCCGCAAAGACCTCTTCGGCCCTCCCCACACTCTCCACCTTGAGCAACATCTGAAACCCGCCAATCCGCTCATACTCAAGCGGAGGCGTGTCCACACCCATGACGAGGGAACCTCCGAGATCAAGCGTCGCGTGACAGACTTTCCCACGCCAATCCTCGCCAACCATGCCCGCAATCGGCGACTCTCCCCACGTCAGCAGGGTCGTGATCGTGCCCCCGAGGCATCGCTCATAGAACCGGAAGGCCGTCTCGCACGTCCCCGGAAATCCAAGATGTACCGTGATCTCCATCGGGACAACTCTACCTTGCGCCAAGTGGAGACGATCTACTGCAGGAATGAAGGGCAGCGCCGCCAGGCGGGCCTTCTACTCCCTATTCCTACCCCCCGCCTCTAAAACACCCGGCTGTACCGATACCCCCCAGCCGTCATAGCCTCCTGCAACTCCACCACCTGCTGCGGCCCCCTCGTCTCGAGCGTGATATCGATCGTGGTATCCCCAAGATTGACCCCGTAATAAGCCCGGTTATAGAGCGTATCGACAATATTTGCCCGATAACTGGCAATCAGCTTCGTCAACTCCGATAGCGCTCCCGGCTTGTCCAGCAGATGAATCCGCAGCCGGATCAGCCTTCCATCCTGCACCAAACCGCGCTCGATGATCCGCGCCAGCAGCGTGACATCGATATTTCCGCCGCATACCAGCACCGCCGTATGCTCCGCCTTCAGGCTCGTCCGCTTCTGCAACAGCGCGGCAAGCGCGGTCGCACCCGCCCCTTCAGCAAGCGTCTTCTCCCGTTCCAGAAGCATAAGAATCGCCGAAGCAATCTCGTCCTCCTCCACGGTCACAATCTCATCGACATACTTCTTGACCACGGGATAGGTCACATCTCCCGCCCGCCGCACCGCGATACCATCCCCGATCGTCGTCGCCGGGTCGAGCGTCACCGGCCCACCCTCGCGCACCGCCGCCAGCATCGACGGCAGCCGTGCCGTCTGCACCCCGATCACTTTGATATCCGGTCGTGACTCCTTCACCGCGCACGCAATCCCCCCGATCAGCCCACCACCGCCAATCGGCACCACCACGGCCTCAAGCTTCGGAATCTGCTCCAACAATTCCAGCCCGATCGTCCCCTGCCCAGCCATCACGATCGCATCGTCGAACGGATGAATAAACGTCATCCCCTCGGCCTTGCAGATCCGCGTCGCCTCCTCGCATGCCTCGTCGTAGTTGGCCCCGAAAAGAACGACCTCTGCCCCAAACCCACGCGTAGCCGTCACCTTCACCAACGGTGTAGGCAGAGGCATCACGATGATCGACCGAATCCCCCGCTTCGTCGCGTGGTAAGCCACGCCCTGCGCATGATTCCCGGCGCTCGCCGCCACCACGCCGTTCGCCGCCTCTTCCGGAGTCAGCATCGCAATCCGGTTCAGCGCCCCGCGCTCTTTGAACGACCCCGTCATCTGCAGGTTCTCGAGCTTCAAATAAACCTGCTGCCCCGTCAACTCCGAAAGCA
This genomic window from Granulicella sibirica contains:
- a CDS encoding VOC family protein; this translates as MEITVHLGFPGTCETAFRFYERCLGGTITTLLTWGESPIAGMVGEDWRGKVCHATLDLGGSLVMGVDTPPLEYERIGGFQMLLKVESVGRAEEVFAALGQGGTVKMALAETFWAERYGIVVDQFGVTWEVQAQVTQNAA
- the ilvA gene encoding threonine ammonia-lyase produces the protein MIGLADVLAARERVRESVYLSPCAHSVVLSELTGQQVYLKLENLQMTGSFKERGALNRIAMLTPEEAANGVVAASAGNHAQGVAYHATKRGIRSIIVMPLPTPLVKVTATRGFGAEVVLFGANYDEACEEATRICKAEGMTFIHPFDDAIVMAGQGTIGLELLEQIPKLEAVVVPIGGGGLIGGIACAVKESRPDIKVIGVQTARLPSMLAAVREGGPVTLDPATTIGDGIAVRRAGDVTYPVVKKYVDEIVTVEEDEIASAILMLLEREKTLAEGAGATALAALLQKRTSLKAEHTAVLVCGGNIDVTLLARIIERGLVQDGRLIRLRIHLLDKPGALSELTKLIASYRANIVDTLYNRAYYGVNLGDTTIDITLETRGPQQVVELQEAMTAGGYRYSRVF